A region from the Chelmon rostratus isolate fCheRos1 chromosome 6, fCheRos1.pri, whole genome shotgun sequence genome encodes:
- the adal gene encoding adenosine deaminase-like protein gives MDNEADVFYRELPKVELHAHLNGSVSFQTIEKLFRQKPHLNIEHSMTAIAKGQRRTLDECFQVFKVIHQLVDTEEDILMVATDVIKEFAADGVKYLELRSTPREEKNTGLTKRRYVETVLKAIQQCKNEGVDIDVRFLVAIDRRNGTEVAMETVKLAEEFMLSSDGLVVGLDLSGDPMVGHGKDLLPALQKAKNCGLKLSLHLSEVPSQLEESDLLLDLPPDRIGHGTFLHPEVGGSESLVDKVVKNNIPLELCLTSNVKGQTVPCYSKHHFKYWYQLGHPSVICTDDKGVFCTDLSQEYQLAASTFGLSREAVWKLSQQAIDCIFAPDAVKQQLKQKWTEMQPQVFK, from the exons ATGGACAATGAGGCTGATGTCTTTTATCGGGAGCTGCCGAAAGTG GAGCTTCACGCTCACCTCAACGGCTCCGTCAGCTTCCAAACCATCGAGAAACTCTTCAGGCAGAAACCGCATCTCAACATCGAGCACAGCATGACCGCCATCGCCAAAGGCCAGCGGAGGACACTGGATGA GTGTTTTCAGGTCTTCAAAGTCATCCATCAGCTGGTGGACACGGAGGAGGATATCCTGATG gtGGCTACAGATGTTATCAAGGAGTTTGCAGCAGATGGAGTCAAATACTTAGAACTGAGAAGTACACCaagggaggagaaaaacacag GATTGACAAAAAGGAGATACGTTGAAACTGTCCTCAAAGCCATCCAACAGTGTAAAAACGAGGGAGTGGACATTGATGTCAG GTTTCTGGTGGCGATCGATCGTAGGAATGGGACTGAAGTTGCCATGGAGACGGTGAAGCTGGCTGAGGAGTTCATGCTGTCCTCTGATGGTCTGGTGGTGGGACTCGACCTCAGTGGAGACCCGATG GTTGGCCATGGCAAAGACTTACTTCCTGCTCTACAGAAGGCCAAGAACTGTGGGCTGAAGTTGTCACTGCACCTCTCAGAA GTACCGTCACAGCTGGAGGAGTCAGACTTGCTGCTGGATCTCCCTCCAGACAGGATCGGTCACGGCACATTCTTGCATCCTGAAGTCGGTGGATCTGAAAGTCttgttgacaaagtggtgaagaaCAACATACCGCTGG AGTTATGTCTGACATCAAATGTCAAAGGACAAACTGTACCGTGCTACTCCAAACATCATTTCAAGTACTGGTACCAGTTGGGACATCCAAGTGTGATTTGT ACTGACGATAAGGGAGTCTTCTGTACAGACTTGTCTCAGGAATATCAGCTGGCAGCTTCCACCTTCGGTCTCAGTCGTGAAGCCGTGTGGAAGCTCTCCCAGCAGGCCATAGACTGCATCTTTGCACCAGACGCCGTGAAGCAGCAGCTCAAACAGAAGTGGACTGAAATGCAGCCTCAGGTGTTCAAGTGA